TATGGTATGTTATAATATGATATGTTATAATATGGTATGTTATAATATGATATGTTAtaatgtgttatgttataatatgctatatgatatgttatgtgttTTGTTATAATATGCTAtgttataatatgttatgttataatatgttataatgtgttatgttataatatgctatgttataatatgttatgttataatatgctataatgtgttatgttataatatgTTATAATATGCTATATGAGATGTTATAATGTTATCTTATAATATGctatatgatatgttatgttataaTATGTTATAATATGCTATATGAGATGTAATGTTATAATATGTTATAATATGCTATATGAGATGTTATAATATTTTATAATATTCTATATGATATTGTATATTAtgttataatatgttatgttataatatgttatgttataatatgctatatgatatgttatgttataatatgctatatgatatgttatgttataatatgttataatatgctatatgatatgttatgttataatatgttataatatgctatatgatatgttatgttataaTATGCTATATGATATGTTATAATATGCTATGTTATAATATGTTATAATATGCTACGTTATGTTATATGATATGTTATAATATGCTATATTATAATATGCTATATGATATGTTATAATATGTTATAATATGCTATATGATATGTTATAATATGATATGTTATAATATGTTATAATATGATATGTTATAATATGCAAtgttataatatgttatgttATATGATATAATATGTTATATGCGATAATATGTTATGTTATAATATGTTATTTCTATGTAGCACATTTCAGGATATAGTGCAGCCTTTACCCAGAGGTGGTTGCAGCATGTCTCCTTTCCTCTCACAGGTCCCTATAGGCTGAATGTCTGAGGAGTCTACCAGTCTCCAGAAATCGTTGGTGTTGTCACTCCCGTCCAGACGGAGACGCAGACGCGTACCCATCATACCCATCACCGTGGCGATGCAGATGGAGGTGTTGTTCCGAGGGTCGTGGGCTTCCAGCTTCATACCAGCCTTGAAGTCATTACTGGGAGGGAAACgggactgggggagacaggaggaCAATGGATCAGTCAATAATGGAATGATTTGCTTATATGGGGAGACAGGTAGCctgggtggttagagcattgggccagtaaccggacaaaaataataattttgttgttctgtccctgagcaaggaagttaacccactgttccccggcccccgaagacgtggatgtcgattaaggcagccctctgattcagaggggttgggttaaatgcagaagacacgtttcagttgaatacattcagttgtacaactgactaggtatccccctttccctatctaAACCTAATGTTATGTTAGGCAGAGTTTTATCTAAACCTAATGTTATGCTAATGTTACCAAATTGTTGACACCTTTTCTAATCCTCTCAGATCTAGGAATGCAtggggtggttaggggttgatttgggattggaCACAAGTCAAAAAGCACTTCTTAAAGCAGCCCTTAGTGCTGTAGTTACTAGGTCATATCTACCTGTCTGAAACAGCTGGGAGAAGCGGCTGTTGATGACGTTTCCTTAAGGTACTCCTCCCAACTGAAGGGTTCTGGCAAAACAAAGGGCATAGTTCATACTATCTGACAATCTTAGGTTACACTATATTGTGACAGAGAAGAACATTGCAGGAAACATGTTTAATACCATTAGATTTATCCAAAGAGGGGGGACCGGTTCCTGGAGAGGGGTTACTTCTCTCAggtttctccctcctctcttcttttgGCTCTGAAAAGGAGACAATTCAACCTCTCATTAATACACTTTAGAGTAGAAGAGAAAATAATAGAACCaatccacacaaaacataaaaaaagttATGACCTTTCTGAGGTGTTTCGGCCCATTTGACCGTGGTACCACCAGGTGCCAGGTGAGGGGACCCCAGACCGGTCAATGTTCCACTACCGATGCGGTGCTGAGCTCCTAGAgcgatacacagagagagacatttaTTTGTTAACCTGTATTTAACCGGAAATCCCATGCAGTTtttcttaacctttatttaaccaggagtTCCATTGAGGCCAAGATACCTTTTAACAAGGAGACAAGTAGAGTAGGCGTGGCCCTCTTTCTAGGTTGGTACAGCAGGCAAATCTATAACCACAGCTTGTTTCAGCAAGAGTAAACACAAAGAGCATCTACTGGAGAATATCTAACAGCAACACTGAAATGGAGGGGAATTTTTTGAATCATCTTGATTGCCACAGCACTAAAGCAGCAGAAGCTGGGAACAGGACACAGAAGGAAAAGGACCAGCGTTAATCACGATGAACGCATTCTGAGGGAAATGAAAACCATAGTTGATTCCATCCCTGACAGACAGTGGAATAATTTACTAGGCCTCCGGACCATGCAGGCTTCTGAAGATCAAAGAGTATTTGGAGAAGTGATGAGGTCACAGCTGTCATGGCTGTGGACGGTACAGTAATATATGCCATGTAGCAGACACTGTACTTTTGATAAAAGTAAGACTGGAGTCCATGCTCTTGTACTAGCCCATACAGATGAGTTAGGACACCTGGAACAACTTCTACTGACATGAAAGGTGTGGCTTTTAGTCCTAAGTAGTAAAAGGAGTAGACAAAAGGAAGATCCGTTCAATTGCAGagaaaaaaacagacataaccTTTTATCTACAAATAACCAGACCcaggctgaagcctccagacagacagaataataacagaccCAGGCtaaagcctccagacagacagaagtaataacatgacccaggctgaagcctccagacagacagaataataacatgacccaggcgaagcctccagacagacagaataataacatgacccaggctgaagcctccagacagacagaataataacatgacccaggctaaagcctccagacagacagaataataacatgaccaggctgaagcctccagacgacagaataataacatgacccaggctgaagccccagacagacagaataataacatggaCCCATGCTGAAgcctaccagacagacagaataataaacatgacccaggctaaagcctccagacagacagaaataataacatgacccaggctgaagcctCCAACAGACAGAATAAACATGACCCACGGCtaaagcctccagacagacagaataataacatgacccaggctgaagcctccagacagacagaatataacatgacccaggctaaagcctccagacagacagaataataacatgacccggCTGAAgcctcagacagacagaataataacatgacccaggctaaagcctccagacagacagaataataacaacatGACCCCGGCtaaagcctccagacagacagaataataacatgacccaggctgaagcctccagacagacagataaacacatgacccaggctgaagcctccagacagacagaataatacaTGACCCAGGCtaaagcctccagacagacagaataataacatgacccaggctaaagcctccagacagacagaataataacatgacccaggctgaagcctccagacagacagaataataacatgacccaggctgaagcctccagacagacagaataataacatgacccaggctaaagcctccagacagacagaataataacatgacccaggctaaagcctccagacagacagaataataacatgacccaggctgaagactgaagcctccagacagacagaataataacatgacccaggctgaagcctccagacagacagaataataacatgacccaggctgaagcctccagacagacataATAATAACATTGAACCAGGCTGAAgactgaagcctccagacagacagaataataacatgacccaggctgagcctccagacagacagaataataacatgacccaggctgaagcctccagacagacagcctccagacagacagaataataacatgacccaggctgaagcctccagacagacagaataataacatgacccaggctgaagcctccaggacagacagaataataacatgacccaggttgaagcctccagacagacagaataataacatgacccaggctaaagcctccagacagacagaataataacatgacccaggttgaagcctccagacagacagaataataacatgacccaggctaaagcctccagacagacagaataataacatgacccaggctgaagcctccagacagacagaataacaacatgacccaggctgaagactgaagcctccagacagacagaataataacatgactaaggctgaagactgaagcctccagactgaagcctccagacagacagaataataacatgacccaggctgaagactgaagcctccagaaagacagaataataacatgacccaggctgaagactgaagcctccagacagacagaataataacatgacccaggctgaagcctccagacagacagaataataacatgacccaggctgaagcctccagacagacagaataataacatgacccaggctgaagcctccagacagacagaataataacatgacccaggctgaagcctccagacagacagaataataacatgacccaggctgaagcctccagacagacagaataataacatgacccaggctgaagcctccagacagacagaataataacatgacccaggctaaagcctccagacagacagaataataacatgacccaggttgaagcctccagacagacagaataataacatgacccaggctaaagcctccagacagacagaataatacatggacccaggctgaagcctccagacagacagaatacaacatgacccaggctgaagactgaagcctccagacagacagaataataacatgactaaggctgaagactgaagcctccagactgaagcctccagacagacagaataataacatgacccaggctgaagactgaagcctccagaaagacagaataataacatgacccaggctgaagactgaagcctccagacagacagaataataacatgacccaggctgaagcctccagacagacagaataataacatgagaCCCAGGCTGAAGACTGAAAGcatacagacagaataataacatgacccaggctgaagcctccagacagacaggaaTAATAACATGACTCAGGCTGAAGACTGAATCCTCAAGAcggaagcctccagacagacagaataataacatgacccaggctgaagactgaagcctccagacagacagaataataacatgacccaggctgaagactgaagcctccagacagacagaataataacatgacccaggctgaagactgaagcatccagacagaataataacatgaccagctgaagcctccagacagacagaatatacatgacccaggctgaagactgaagcatccagacagaataataacatgacccaggctgaagacTGAAGCCTCCAGAAAGACAGAAtaaataacatgacccaggctgaagcctccagacagacagaataataacatgacccaggctgaagactgaagcctccagacagtacagacagacagaatataaCATGACCCAgactgaagcctccagacagacagaataataacatgacccaggctgaagactgaaccctccagacagacagaataataacatgacccaggctgaagactgaaccctccagacagacagaatataacatgacccaggctgaagactgtcctgtactgtctggaggcttcagtcttcagcctgggtcatgttattattctgtctgtctggaggcttcagtctgggtcatgttattattatgtctgtctgactgtctggaggcttcagacagaataataacatgacccaggctgaagactgaaccctccagacagacagaataataacatgacccaggctgaaccctccagacagtacagacagacagaataataacatgacccaggctgaaccctccagacagtacagacagacagaataataacatgacccaggctgaagactgaagcctccagacagaataataacatgacccaggctgaagacTGAACCCTCcaaacagtacagacagacagaataataactgGTGTTTGTCTAACAATTACAACCTGTTCAGATGTAGTGCACATGCACATCCAATCTAATCATTCTCCCAGTGCAAGGTACAAAACAATAACACATAGGCAGGAAAGGAAATGTGCCCACACAGCCAACTAGATAAGGCTGTTTTAGGTAGGTAACAATGAGCAATGGAGCCTAGACCACTCCGGTTCTACGGATATCTTACATTCTCAACATGAAACCAATAACCAAAGAGACGCTCAAGGTGAGAAAACATCCAGCTAACCAGCAAAGTCCCAATTAAATCCATGTGATGGAAAAGAAGAAGGAATTCTCTATCAACATCTCTCCTGAGCCAACAAAAATGTCAGGTTTAGGTTTTGCAGTGTaacagctctctgtccctctccccagcccctctCTTTCCAGCCCCTCAcgcctctctcgctcccttcctCCCCTTCTTAGATGTGGATCTCATTGAGCTTGCCCCAGCCATAAAGATTCCTAGAGCCTTCGTAAAAGGCCATTAAGCCATGTACATCTGGGGGATGTCTGTCTGGGGGAGTCAAGAACACGAACATGAAAAGGATTCCAGAACCTCTCATTAACAGACAGACGAGTGTGTGTCTGCTCACTGGTCGAGGCCGCGTTCCATTCAGGAGGGCCACACCCCCAGGACAGAAAGGAGTGGAGATGTCCCCAttttacaacaggagaggaagtgctagtgttttagttaggtctgtttccttattactagaggtgtccccactttacaacaggagaggaagtgctagtgttttagttaggtctgtttccttattactagaggagatgtccccactttacaacaggagaggaagtgctagtgttttagttaggtctgtttccttattactagaggagatgtccccactttacacaggagaggaagtgctagtgttttagttaggtctgtttccttattactagaggagatgtccccactttacaacaggagaggaagtgctagtgttttagttaggtctgcttccttattactagaggagatgtccccactttacaacaggagaggaagtgctagtgttttagttaggtctgtttccttattactagaggagatgtccccactttacacaggagaggaagtgctagtgttttagttaggtctgtttcctccttattactagaggagatgtccaccactttacaacaggagaggaagtgctagtgttttagttaggtctgcttccttattactagaggagatgtccccactttacaacaggagaggaagtgctgtgttttagttaggtctgtttccttatcactagaggagatgtccccactTTACAAACAGGAAGGAAGTGCTAGTGtttagttaggtctgtttccttatcactagaggagatgtccccactttacaacaggagaggaagtgctagtgttttagttaggtctgtttccttattactagaggagatgtccccattttacaacaggagaggaagtgctagtgttttagttaggtctgtttccttattactagaggagatgtccccacttacaacaggagaggaagtgctagtgttttagttaggtctgtttccttatcactagaggagatgtccccactttacaacaggagaggaagtgctagtgttttagttaggtctgcttccttattactagaggtgtccccactttacaacaggagaggaagtgctagtgttttagttaggtctgtttccttattactagaggagatgtccccactttacaacaggagaggaagtgctagtgttttagttaggtctgtttccttattactagaggagatgtccccactttacaacaggagaggaagtgctagtgttttagttaggtctgcttccttattactagaggagatgtccccattttacaacaggagaggaagtgctagtgttttagttaggtctgtttccttatcactagaggagatgtccccactttacaacaggagaggaagtgctagtgttttagttaggtctgtttccttatcactagaggagatgtccccactttacaacaggagaggaagtgctagtgttttagttaggtctgtttccttattactagaggagatgtccccactttacaacaggagaggaagtgctagtgttttagttaggtctgtttccttattactagaggagatgtccccactttacaacaggagaggaagtgctagtgttttagttaggtctgtttccttattactagaggagatgtccccactttacaacaggagaggaagtgctagtgttttagttaggtctgtttccttatcactagaggagatgtccccactttacaacaggagaggaagtgctagtgttttagttaggtctgtttccttattactagaggagatgtccccactttacaacaggagaggaagtgctagtgttttagttaggtctgtttccttattactagaggagatgtccccactttacaacaggagaggaagtgctagtgttttagttaggtctgtttccttatTACTAGAGGTGATGTCCCCAttttacaacaggagaggaagtgctagtgttttagttaggtctgtttccttatcactagaggagatgtccccactttacaacaggagaggaagtgctagtgttttagttaggtctgtttccttattactagaggagatgtccccactttacaacaggagaggaagtgctagtgttttagttaggtctgtttccttatcactagaggagatgtccccactttacaacaggagaggaagtgctagtgtttagttaggtctgtttccttattactagaggagatgtccccattttacaacaggagaggaagtgctagtgttttagttaggtctgtttccttattactagaggagatgtccccattttacaacaggagaggaagtgctagtgttttagttaggtctgtttccttattactagaggagatgtccccactttacaacaggagaggaagtgctagtgttttagttaggtctgtttccttattactagaggagatgtccccactttacaacaggagaggaagtgctagtgttttagttaggtctgtttccttattactagaggagatgtccccactttacaacaggagaggaagtgctagtgttttagttaggtctCTTTCCTTATCactagaggagatgtccccactttacaacaggagaggaagtgctagtgttttagttaggtctgtttccttattactagaggagatgtccccactttacaacaggagaggaagtgctagtgttttagttaggtctgtttccttattactagaggagatgtccccactttacaacaggagaggaagtgctagtgttttagttaggtctgtttccttattactagaggagatgtccccactttacaacaggagaggaagtgctagtgttttagttaggtctgtttccttatcactagaggagatgtccccattttacaacaggagaggaagtgctagtgttttagttaggtctgtttccttattactagaggagatgtccccactttacaacaggagaggaagtgctagtgttttagttaggtctgtttccttatTACTAGAGGGAGGGCATTACGCTTTGACTCCAACTTTCACTTTAAAATGAAACAGACTtacggtaaaatctccctcagttttttatgtgaccacattttccaaaactcatatctgctccgaattaagattgaaagatgtctgcagaaagaatggggtgtcagctaggCCTATGACATCACACCTTGGCTGTtgaactacagtaggtgaagtggatttacatccgTTAACAGAATCTTGGTacggtccctggcaattcccagccctagtagGTAGGTATCAGTAAGAGCCAGGAGAGAGGgcattaactggagagagagagaaaggtttcTAGGTCTTCACTGTCTTGCTGTTACCACCAGATGGCAGAAGACAGtaatgagctgaacataacagtatgccagcgGAAGAAacgacagtagcaggtgacctaactgtggtttgtgactactatgatttcccattgtagccaattcaattgcagttaTTCCGTTACAGATTTTTGGGTAATTCCGTTGTGAACTTTTATCTTAaagatgtgggtttttggtaacggaattagaACCCACTGGGCAAAAGTTTCTTCAACATTGTTCCCATGTCATTTTTTAAAACGTTATAATTAAGTGATGACGTTGAATCtgcgtggaaaactgattggatctGCAAAAAGTTatcaccatttttatttttttttaacccaacTTTGAACCTACATTTTtagttgaattcacgttagttgacaactcaaccaaatgtaaatccaaactagacgttgaactaacatctgtgcccagtaggaagggcacaaggcaatgtttcttaaacataCAGAAGGCAAATCTCTAAAACTGAATCTAGGTGTTGATATTAGCgggcaggggtctttacttcaacattactGTGTTTTAATGTATTTCTGATACTTTTTGGGACTTTTTCCtgctagatgttttctaagaccccttttccatctgtttgaccagaaatcaaagcctttgatTATTACacatttttaggatggaaaatggttgaagaatgtatatatgccttaatttcaaaaaaataaatatatagactcttagctttcatttaaCATGcttctatgaacttcacatgttggcgCTCATGGGTCCTTTTTAAATGGAAATGCCCAGGAGTAGATCACTGACAACCTGTTTCTAAAccaaaataatatatacagtaataTCTGTGTGTAATGTCCATGCATTTTGGAGGGTCAGAGAGAGCATCTGACACTGTTCCTTAGCTTGGGGGGAACTACAATAATAATACCATACTAAATAATACTGAAATGaataacaccatactaaacaaTAATAATACCATACTAAATAATACTGACAATAATAATACCATACTAAATACTGACAATAATACCATACTAAATAATACTGACAATAATAAACAATACTAAATAATAATACTACCATTctaaataatgataataataccaTACTAAATAATACTGACAATAATACTGACATTAATAATACCATACTAAATAATACTGACAATAATAAACAATACTAAATAATAATACTACCatactaaataataataataataataccataCTAAATAATACTGACAATAATAATACCATACTAAATAATACTGACAATAATACTGACATTAATAATACCATACTAAATAATACTGACAATAATAAACAATACtacataataataataccatactaaataataataataataataataatagcacaCTAAATAATACTGACAATAATACCATACTAAATAATACTGAATAATACCATACTAAATAATACTGACATTAATAATACCATACTAAATAATAGTGACACTTTAATAACATCATATTAAATGGCTATAATGTATAAAAGGATGGCTATACTAGTAGTCCATCATAAACAGTACTGATATACACTTCTTTTATTTAGAAGATGAATAATATTATGACATAAACACCACTAAGGGATTATTGTTCTACTGTTcagtttttgttgtcataggaAGGAAATGTTCTATTTTTACTAACCCTGTAACATAGGGTGTCTTAAACTATGGGTAGGGTCCGAAAGGGGGCCCTGGGAATGTCAAGGGTGAGTCATgagaatacagtgccttgcaaaagtattcatcccccttggcatttttcctattttgtttgctttacaacctgtaatttaaatggatttttatttggatttcatgtaatggacagacacaaaatagtccaaattggtgaagtgaaataaataaaaaaaatagcttgtttaaaaattaaaaaaaaagtaaaactgaaaagtggtgcgtgtatatgtattcaccccctttactatgacgcccctaaataagatctggtgcaaccaattaccttcacaAGTCacataactagttaaataaagtccatctgtgtgcaatacacacacacacacacgttctgaaaggccccagcaAGCaataccatgaagaccaaggagctctccaaacaggtcagggacaaagttggagagtatagatcagggttgggttataaaaaatatccgaaactttgaacatcccacggagcgccattaaatccgttattaaaaaatgtaaagaatatggcaccacaacaaacctgccaagagagggctgcccaccaaaaatCATGGACCagtcaaggagggcattaatcagagaggtaaCAAAGAGACCAAACAT
The sequence above is a segment of the Salmo trutta unplaced genomic scaffold, fSalTru1.1, whole genome shotgun sequence genome. Coding sequences within it:
- the LOC115189917 gene encoding sex comb on midleg-like protein 2, which codes for HLAPGGTTVKWAETPQKEPKEERREKPERSNPSPGTGPPSLDKSNEPFSWEEYLKETSSTAASPSCFRQSRFPPSNDFKAGMKLEAHDPRNNTSICIATVMGMMGTRLRLRLDGSDNTNDFWRLVDSSDIQPIGTCERKGDMLQPPLGKGCTIS